The stretch of DNA TTGGCATGTCCGGGTCGTCTGGCCCATCCTGATCGTCGTGTACGTCTgcgtcgtcgggcccgtttggatcGTCCATGTCGTCGAACCCGTCCATGTCGTGGGGCTCTTTTGGGTCGTAGAGACCTTCCGTGTCGTTGGGCCTGTCGGGCTCGTGCGGGTCATGTGCCTGTCTGGATCATCAGGCCCATGCAGGTCGTTGTTCCTGTCTAGGTCATCGTACTCGTTGGGCTTGTTCGGGTTTTCGGGCTCATCCGTCTTTGGGCCTGTCCATATCATTGAGGTCTTCTGGATCGTCGGGCTTGTCCAGGTCATATGACAACCCAAACAAGCCCGATGACTCGGACATGCCCGATGACTCGGACAGGCCCGATGACtcggacaggcccgacgactcggacaggcccgacgacacaAACATGCATGATTAACCCGACAGGCCCGATGACGCGGACGTGCTTGACGATCCAGACGGGCTTGACGACTCAGACGAGCCCAACGACGCGGACAACACTGACGACTCGAACAGGCACAACGACCCAGACGAGGGCGATGACCCGGACATGCAAGACGACCTAGAGGTCCCGACGACTTAGAGAGTTTcgacgacccaaacaggccTAACGGGCCAGATGACCTGGACGATCCAGATGAGCCCGAAGACGCGAACGGACCGAACCACAAGGATGGGCCAGACGACCTGGACATGCCAAATAACAGACGGGCTCAACGATCCAGAGAGGGATGATGACCCAGACATGCCTAACGTTCTaaacgagcccgatgacccgaaggGTCATATCACCAGTCAGGGtagtcgggcccgtccgggtcgacCGACCATTCATGTCGTTGGGCCTATCAGTTTCGGCTGATTTGTGTCGATCGGGACGTCCGAGTCGTAGGGCCCCTCTACGTCGTCGCGCCCGTCTGGGTCCTCAGATTCATCTGGGTAATCGAGTttgtccgggtcatcgggctcatctgggtcgtctgggtcgtcggggtCGGCCGCGTCATCGTGCCCATCTGGATCATCGAGCCCGTCTGTGATATCTTGTATGTCCAAGTCGTCTGGCCCGTTTGGATCGTCCAGGTCGTCAGACCCGTCCGTGTCGTGGGGCTCTTTCGGGTCGTTCAGCCCTTTCGTGTCGTCGTGCCCGTCAAGCTCGTCGGGCTCGACCAGGTCATGTGCCTGTCTGGATCATCGGGCTCGTTGGGCTCGTTTGAGTTGCCCGGACCGTTTGGGTTTTTGGGCTCATCCGTCTTTGTGCCTGTCCAGATCATTGAGGTCTTCTAGATCGTCGGGCCTGTCCAGGTCATCTTACTTGTGTAGGTCGTTTGGCTGGACCCGATGATCCACACGGGCacgatgacccgaatgggcccgacgattcggacgggcccaacgacacGAACAATCCATAATGACTCGAACAAGTTTGACAACGCAGACGGTCCCTTCGCGTCGGACAAGCCGACACAGATCGACACGATTAACCCAACGGGCCCGATGACACAAACAACCTAGACGATCCAGACAGGCTTGACGACTCGGACAAGCCCAATGATGCGGACGCCATTGACGACTCAAACAGACACAATGACCAAACGGGCGCGATGACCTGTACAGGCCGGACAACCAAGACGGGCAAGATGACCCAAACGGCCCGACGACTCAGAGAGGTTCGACGACCCAGATAAGTCGAACGGGCCAAATGACCTGGACGATGAAGACGAGCCTGACGATGCGAACGAACTTTACAACGAAGACGGGCTAAACGACCCGGAATGGCCAGATAACATAGACGGGctcgacgatccagacgggcccgacaacgcagacgggcccatccgggtcgacCGATCATGCATgtcgttgggcctgtttggTTAAGCCGATCTGTGTCGATTGGGTTGTCcgagtcatcgggcccgtttAGGTCGTCGGATCCGTCCGGGTCATCGAGTTTACCCGAGTCATCaggctcgtccgggtcatctgggtcgtcgagctcgtccaggtcgtcgggctcgaCCGGGTCATCGTGCCCATCTGGATCGTCGAAGCCGTTCGAGTTGTCTGGCCCGTCCTCATCGTCGGGTACGTATGTGTCGTCGGGTTCGTTTGGGTCGTCCAGGTCGTCGGACCCGTTCGTGTTGTGGGGCTCCTTCGGGTCGTTGTGGCCTTCCGTGTTATCGGGCTCATTAGGGTCGTCTCGATTGTTCGGCTTTTCAGGTTCATCCGTCTTTGGGCTTGTCTAGATCATTGAGGTCTTCTggatcgttgggcccgtccAGGTTATCTTGCTTGTCCAGGTCGTCCGGCTGGACCCGATGATTCAAACGGGCACGATGATCCGGATGGACCCGACAACACAGACGAGCATGATTATCCCGACGGGCCCTATGACACGGACGAGCTTGACGAACCAGACGAGCTTGATGACCCGGCTGAGCCTGACCATGCGGACAACACTAGCGACTCAAACATGCACAACGACCCAGATGGGCGCGACGACCTGGACAGGCCGGACGACTAAGACGGGCAAGACGACCCAGAGGTCTAGACGACTCAGAGAGGTTCGACAACCTAAATAGGCCTAACAGGCCAAATGACCTGGATGATCCAGACGAAGCGAACGGACCACACAACGAGGACGGGCCAGACGACCTGGAATAGCTAGATAACAGACGGGCTCGACGATCTAGACAGGCacgatgacccaaacgggctaGATGTTtcaaacgggcccgacaacgCGGACGGGATCGATGACCCGAAGGGTCATATCACCAGTCCAGTTTGGCCGATTTGTGTCGGTCAGGATGGTCGAGTCGTAGGGCCCGTCTGGCTCGTCGGatccgtccgggtcatcgggctcgttcgggtcgtcttGGTCGTCAGGCTCGTACAGGTCGTCGAGCTTGACTGAGTCATCATACTCATCTGGATCGTCGAGCCCGTTCGTGTTATATGGCATGTCCGAGTTGTCTATCTCGTCCTCATCGTCGGGTACGTCCATGTCGTCGGACCTGTTTGGGTCGTCTAGGTCGTCAGACCCGTCCGTGTCATGGGGCTCATTCGTGTCGTTGAGCCCTTCCGTGTCGTCGTGCGCGTCAAGCTCGTCGGGCTCGACAGGGTCATGTGCCATTATagatcatcgggcccgtccaAGAGGTCGTTCCTGTCCAGCTCGTCGTACTCGTCGAGCTCGTTCGAGTCGTCCGGACCGTTTGTGTTTTCGGGCTCATCCGGCTTTGGGCCTGTCCAGATAATTGAGGTCTTCTGGATCGTCGAACTCATCTAGGTCATCTTGCTTGTCCAGGTCGTCTGGCTAGACCCGATGATCCAGACAAGCACCCGTCCGTGTCGTCGAGCACGTTTGGGTCATCTagtcgacgacccggacgggcaaGATTAACCCAATGGACCCGTTGACAGGGACGAGCTTGATGAACCAGACGGGCTTGACGACCTGGTTGAGCTTGACGACGCGGACGACACTAACGACTCGAACAAGTACAACGAACCAAACGAGCGCGATGACCTGGACAGGCCGGACGACCAAGGTAGGCAAGACGACCCAAAGGTCCCGACGACTCAAAGAGGTTCGACAACCCAAACATGCCTAACAGGCCAAATGACCTGGACGATCTAGATGAGCCTGACGAGGACATGCAagacgacccggacaggccAGATAATTGACAAGCTCGACGATCAAGACATGCACGATGACCCAGACAGGCacgatgacccagacgggctAGAAGTTCCAAACAGGCCCGACAAAGCGGACATGCCCGATGATACGAAGGGTCATTTCACCAGTCCGGTTCGGCCGATTTGTGTCGGTCAGGATGTCCGAGTCGTAGGGCCCGTCTGACGCGTCGGATCTGTCTGGGTCATCGAGTTCGTCTGGGCCATCGGGTTCGTCCGGGTCGTCTTGGTCGTCAAGCTCGTACAGGTCGTCGGGCTTGACTGGGTCATCGTACCCATCTGGATCGTCGAGCCCGTCCGTGTTATCTGGCATGTCCGAGTTGTCTGGCACGTCCTCATCGTCAGGTACGTCTGTGTCGTCGGGTTCGTTTGGGTCGTTCGGGTCGTTCAGGTCGTTAGACCCGTCCGTGTCGTAGGGCTCTTTCGGGTCGTTAAGCCCTTCCGTGTCGTTGCTCCCGTCAAGCTCGTCGGGCTCGACCGAGTCATGTGCCTGTCTAGATCATCGGGCCCATCTGGGACGTCGTTCCTAGTCAGGTCGTCGTACTCTCTAGGCTCCTTCGGGTCGTCCGGACTGTTTGGGTTTTCGGGCTCATTCGTCTTTGGGCCTGTCCAGATAATTGAGGTCTTCTGGATCGTCCAGCCTGTCCAGGTCGTCTGGCTTGACTCGATGATCCAAACAGGCacgatgacccgaatgggcccgacaacccagTCGGGCACGATTAACCTGACGGGCCCGATAACACGAACTAGCTTGACGATCTAGACGGGCTTGACGACCCGGATGAGCCTAACGACGCGGACGACACTGACGACTCAAACAGGCACAACGACCAAAACGGGCGGGATGACCTGGACAGGCCGGACGACCAAGACGGGCAAGATGACCTAGAGGTCCCGACGACTCAGAGAGGTTCGACAACCTAAACAGGCCTAACGGGCCAGATGACATGGACGATCTAGAGGAGTCCGACGAAACGAACGAACCGGACAACGAGGACGGCCTAACGACCGGAACATGCCAGATAACAAACAGGCTCAACGATCCAGACAGGCATGATGACCCAGACGGGTTAGATGATCCAAACGAGCCCGACAACacgaacgggcccgatgacccgaaggGTCATCCCACCAGTCTGGTTCGACTGATTTTTGTTGGTCAGGATGTCCGAGTCATAGGGCCCATCCGCGTAATCGGGCCCGTTTGGCTTGTCGAATCCGTCCGGGTCGTCTTTgtcgtcaggctcgtccagGTCGTCAGGTTTGACTGGGTCATCGTGCCCATCTGGATCGTCGAGCCTGTCCGTGTTATCTGGCATGTCCGAGTTGTTTGGCCCATCCTCATCGTCGGGTACGTCCTTGTCGTCGGGCCCGTTAGGGTCGTATAGGTCGTCGGAACCGTCCATGTCGTGGGGCTCTTTCTGGTCGTTGAGCCCTTTCGTGTCGTTGTGCCCGTCAAGCTCGCCGGGCTCGATCGGGTTATGTGCCTGTCGGGATCATCGGGCACGTCCAGGACGTCGTTCCTGTTTAGCTCCTCGTAATCGTCGGGGTCGTTTGAGTCGTTCGGACCGTTTGGGTTTTCGGGCTCATCCGTCTTTGGGCCGATCCAGATGATTGAGGTCTTCTGGATCGCCGAGCCCGTCCAGGTCATCTTGCTTGTCCACGTCGTCTGGCTGGACCCAATGATCCAGACGGGCACGATGACCCGAAtgtgcccgacgacccggacgggcccaacgacacGAACAATCCAGATGCGCTTAATGACAAGAACGAGTCTGACAACGCGGACGGGCCCGTCAACTCGGACAAGCTGACACAGACGAGCTTGACGACTCGGACGAGCCCGACAATGCAGACGACACTAACTACTCAAACAGGCACTAAGACCCAAACTGACACGATGACCCGGACAGACCAGACAACAAAGATGGGCAAGACGACCCAGACGACCCGACGACTCAAAGAGGTTCGACGACCCAGACACGTCTAACGGGCCAGATGACCTGGACGACCAAGACGAGCCCGATGACGCGAACAACCAAACAACGAAGACGGGCCAGACGAACCGGACAATCCAGATTACATAGACAGGCTCGACGATCGAGACGAGCAAGATGACCCAGAAAGACCCGACGAAGATGACAGTTCCAACGACCCAGGCGACCCAGATGGCTCCGATAACTCGAATGGGCCAAACGACCAGATGGGGCTGACGTTCCGAACGAGCTAAACGATCCAAACAGGCCCGACGACGCAGACAAGCTCGATGACCCGGAGGGTCATATcacccgtctaggtcgtcgggcccctCCGGGTTGATCAATCGTCCATGTCGTCGAGCCTGTCTGGTACGGCTGAGCTATGTTGGTCAGGTTGTCCGAGTCGTAGGGCCCATCCGCGTCATCAGGTCCGTTTGGGTTGTCGGAttcgtctgggtcatcgggcttGTCTGGGTCATTtaggtcgtcaggcccatccAAGTTGTCAGGCATGTCCAGGTCATACGGCCCGACCGGGTGATCGTGCCCGTTTGGATCTTTGAGCTCATCCGCGTTATCTGGCATGTCTGAGTCGTCTGGCCCGTCCTAATCGTTGTTTACGTTCGCGTCGTCGGGCCTGTTTGGATCATCCATGTCGTCGAACTCGTCCATGTCGTGGGGCTCTTTCGGGTCGTTGAGACCTTCCGTGTCGTTCTGCCTGTCGGGCGGGTCTGCGTCATGTGCCtgtctggatcatcgggcccgtGTAGGTCGTTGTTCCTGTCCAGGTCATCGTACTCGTcaggctcgttcgggtcgtccGGATCGGTCGGGGTTTCGGGCTCATCCGTCTTTAGGCATGTCCAAATCATTGAGGTCTTCTGGATCGTCGGGCACGTCCAGGTCATCTTGCTTGTCCAGGTCGTTCGGTTTGACCCGACGACACATACGGGCACGATTAACCCGACAGGCCTGATGACACGGACGTGCTTGACGATCTAGTCGGGCTTGACTACTCGGACGAGCCCAAGGACTCAGACAACACTGACGACTCGAACAGGCACAACGACCCAGACGAGGGCGATGACCCGGACATGCAAGACGACCAAGAGGTCCCGACGACTTAGAGAGGTTCGACGACCCAAACAGGACTAAATGGCCAAATGACCTAGACGATCTTGATGAGCTCGAAGACGCGAACGAACCGAACCACAAGGATGGGCCAGGCGACCCGGACATGCCAAATAACAGACAGGCTCAACGATCCAGAGAGGGacgatgacccagacgggcctaACGTTCTAAATGGGCCCAACAACGCGAAgtggcccgatgacccgaaggGTCATATCACCAGTCAGGGtagtcgggcccgtccgggtcgacCGACCGTTCATGTCGTTGGGCCTATATGTTTCGGCTGATCTGTGTCGATCGGGACGTCCGAGTCGTAGGGCCCCTCTGCGTCGTCGCGCCCGTCTAGGTCATCGGATCCATCCGGGTAATCGAGAtggtccgggtcatcgggctcatccgggtcgtctaggtcgtcggggcCGACCGTGTCATCATGCCGGTCTGGATCGTCGAGCCTGTTCGTGATATCTTGTATGTCCAAGTCGTGTGGCCCGTCCTCATCGTCAGGTACGTCCGcatcgtcgggcccgtttggatcGTCCAGGTCATCGGACCCGTCCGTGTCGTGGGGCTCTTTCGGGTCGTTCAGCCCTTTCGTGTCATCGTGCCCATCAAGCTCGTCGGGCTCGACCAGGTCATGTGCCTGTCTGGATCATCAGGCTCATCCAGGACTTCGTTCCTGTCCAGGTTGTCGTACTCGTTGGGCTCCTTTGAGTTGCCCGGACCGTTTGGGTTTTTGGGCTCATCCATCTTTGTGCCTGTCCAGATCATTGAGGTCTTCTGGATCGTCGGGCCTGTCCAGGTCATCTTGCTTGTGCTGGTCGTCTGGCTGGACCCGATGATCCACACGGGCACGATGACCCGAATGGACacgatgacccgaatgggcccgacgacccggacgggcccaacgacacGAACAATCCATAATGACTCGAACAAGATTGACAACACAAACGGTACCTTTGCGTCGGACAAGCTGACACAGATCGACACGATTAACCCAACGGGCCCGATGACACAGACAACCTAGACGATCCAAATAGGCTTGACGACTCGGACAAGCCCAATGATGCGGACGCCACTGACGACTCAAACAGACACAAAGACCAAACAGGCGCGATGACCCGTATAGGCCGGACAACCAAGACGGGCAAGACGACCCAAACGACCCGACTACTCAGAGAGGTTCGACGACCCAAACAGGACGAACGGGCCAAATGACTTGGACGATGAAGACGAGCCTGACGACGTGAACGAACTTTACAATGAAGACGGGCCAAACGACCCGGACAGGCCAGATAACATAGACGGGCTCGACGATCTAGACAGGCCCGACAACGCAGACGAGCCCGTCCGGGTCGACCGATCATGCATgtcgttgggcctgtttggTTAAGCCGATCTGTGTCGGTCGGGTTGTctgagtcgtcgggcccatttAGGTCATCGGATCCGTCTGTGTCATCGAGTTCGCCCGGGTCATAAGGCTCGTCTGGGTcatctgggtcgtcgagctCGTCCAGATCGTCGGGCTTGACCGGGTCATCGTGCCCATCTGGATCGTCGAAGCCGTCCGAGTTGTCTGGCTCGTCCTCATCGTCGGGTACGTCTGTGTTGTCGGGTTCGTTTGGGTCGTCCAGGTTGTCGGACCCGTCCGTGTCGTGGGGCTCATTCGGGTCGTTGAGCCCTTCCGTGTCATCGTGCGCGTCAAGCTCATTGAGCTCGACCGGGTCATGTGCCTGTCTGGATCATTGGGCCCGTCCAGGACGTCATTCTTGTCCATGTCGTCGTACTCGTC from Vigna unguiculata cultivar IT97K-499-35 chromosome 8, ASM411807v1, whole genome shotgun sequence encodes:
- the LOC114195108 gene encoding acidic repeat-containing protein-like → MDGSDDLYDPNGPDDKDVPDDEDGPNNSDMPDNTDRLDDPDGHDDPVKPDDLDEPDDKDDPDGFDKPNGPDYADGPYDSDILTNKNQSNQTGGMTLRVIGPVRVVGLAHDSVEPDELDGSNDTEGLNDPKEPYDTDGSNDLNDPNDPNEPDDTDVPDDEDVPDNSDMPDNTDGLDDPDGYDDPVKPDDLYELDDQDDPDEPDGPDELDDPDRSDASDGPYDSDILTDTNRPNRTGEMTLRIIGHVRFVGPVWNF
- the LOC114195107 gene encoding acidic repeat-containing protein-like codes for the protein MAHDPVEPDELDAHDDTEGLNDTNEPHDTDGSDDLDDPNRSDDMDVPDDEDEIDNSDMPYNTNGLDDPDEYDDSVKLDDLYEPDDQDDPNEPDDPDGSDEPDGPYDSTILTDTNRPNWTGDMTLRVIDPVRVVGPV
- the LOC114195106 gene encoding acidic repeat-containing protein-like, coding for MASASLGLSESSSLSGSSRQAHDLVEPDELDGHDDTKGLNDPKEPHDTDGSDDLDDPNGPDDLDIQDITDGLDDPDGHDDAADPDDPDDPDEPDDPDKLDYPDESEDPDGRDDVEGPYDSDVPIDTNQPKLIGPTT